The proteins below are encoded in one region of Neisseriales bacterium:
- the xdhA gene encoding xanthine dehydrogenase molybdenum-binding subunit XdhA gives MALGTPATRQDAIAKVTGKARFTDDLTMRGMRFAQYVRSPIAHGKVKSIDTSEALALPGVEAIFTYKDVPQILFPTAGHAYSLDPAKRDVADRLLLTDHVKHHGDGVAIVVAKDKITADQAVHLIKVDYEPLPIMLTAKEALAPNAVPLHPNGNLLKQHEILAGGNFDEAMQQADQIVEADYHTPIAQHCHMETVISYAYMEHDNHIIIVSSTQIPHIVRRIVGQALGLPWSHIRVIKPYLGGGFGNKQDVLEEPMCAFLTMKLGGIPIKIELTREENFLGSRTRHSFDIHGKMGVKKNGVITGYRMESRSNTGGYASHGHSIVSAGANKISYLYPRTVFNYCAQTYYSNLPNAGAMRGYGAPQAIFALDCLVEEAAHSIGMDPVEMRLKNVAKLGDVNPVNHKEIKSCGMIECLEKGRELFDWQKKYKTYQHQDGEVRRGVGVACFSYGANTYPNGVEIAGARLALNQDGTINLQVGATEIGQGSDTVFAQMVADTLGMPFKMIRTISTQDTDITPFDPGAFASRESYVASAAIHEAAVELKRKILEHAAFMSGQPAGSLELIDGKIVFIKRSDYILYSIADVAMDAIYQQDYGGQITAEASHKTRTNPPAFGCTFAEIEVDIPLCKITVKDILNMHDSGRILNPQLASGQVDGGMAMGIGAALFEEILIDPATGLIRNSNLLDYKFPTIMDVPSMRHAFVETWEPQSTYGNKSLGEPPILTPSPAIRNAVWMATGVKINEMPITPRVLYQNFIAHGLLKGIDHV, from the coding sequence ATGGCGCTAGGAACCCCCGCGACCCGTCAAGACGCCATTGCTAAGGTTACCGGAAAAGCACGGTTCACAGATGATCTTACGATGCGCGGTATGCGTTTTGCGCAGTATGTCAGAAGCCCTATAGCGCATGGTAAAGTAAAATCCATTGATACATCAGAAGCATTGGCTTTGCCGGGCGTTGAGGCTATTTTTACCTATAAAGATGTTCCTCAAATCCTTTTTCCTACTGCAGGACACGCCTACTCACTTGATCCTGCAAAACGTGATGTAGCCGATCGCCTATTACTCACCGATCACGTCAAACATCATGGTGATGGCGTAGCAATTGTTGTCGCAAAAGACAAGATCACAGCGGATCAAGCAGTGCATTTGATTAAGGTTGATTATGAACCTTTGCCTATTATGCTAACAGCTAAAGAAGCGCTTGCGCCAAACGCTGTACCACTGCATCCGAATGGTAACTTACTTAAGCAACATGAAATTCTTGCAGGAGGCAATTTTGATGAAGCGATGCAACAGGCCGACCAAATCGTAGAGGCAGATTATCACACACCAATTGCTCAGCATTGTCACATGGAAACTGTGATTTCCTATGCATATATGGAGCATGATAATCATATTATTATTGTTTCTAGCACACAAATACCACATATCGTGCGACGTATTGTTGGCCAAGCCTTAGGGCTTCCATGGTCTCATATACGAGTCATCAAGCCTTATTTAGGTGGTGGTTTTGGCAACAAACAAGATGTGTTAGAGGAACCAATGTGTGCTTTTTTAACCATGAAACTCGGTGGCATACCCATTAAAATTGAGTTAACACGTGAGGAAAATTTTCTCGGATCTCGCACAAGACATTCTTTCGATATTCATGGGAAAATGGGCGTTAAAAAAAATGGAGTCATTACGGGTTACCGAATGGAATCACGCTCCAATACAGGCGGTTACGCTTCACATGGGCACTCCATCGTTTCAGCAGGTGCTAACAAAATTTCCTACCTTTACCCGCGGACTGTCTTCAATTATTGCGCGCAAACCTATTATTCGAACTTACCAAATGCCGGAGCGATGCGCGGTTATGGAGCTCCTCAAGCGATTTTTGCGCTAGATTGTCTTGTGGAAGAAGCAGCTCATAGTATCGGTATGGATCCGGTTGAAATGCGCCTTAAAAATGTTGCAAAACTAGGGGATGTCAATCCAGTTAATCATAAAGAAATTAAAAGCTGCGGCATGATTGAATGCCTAGAAAAAGGGCGTGAACTATTTGACTGGCAGAAAAAATATAAAACTTATCAACATCAAGATGGAGAAGTCCGCCGTGGTGTAGGTGTTGCCTGTTTTAGTTATGGGGCTAATACTTACCCAAATGGTGTTGAAATAGCTGGTGCTCGCTTGGCGCTAAACCAAGATGGTACGATTAACTTACAAGTCGGTGCAACAGAAATTGGGCAAGGCTCCGATACAGTTTTTGCTCAAATGGTAGCCGATACATTGGGTATGCCCTTTAAAATGATTCGTACTATTTCAACGCAAGATACCGACATTACCCCGTTTGACCCCGGCGCTTTCGCATCGCGAGAAAGCTATGTTGCTTCTGCTGCAATTCATGAAGCGGCCGTTGAGTTAAAGCGAAAAATTTTGGAGCATGCTGCTTTTATGAGTGGCCAACCAGCTGGTTCGTTAGAACTCATAGATGGCAAAATTGTTTTTATCAAGCGATCAGACTATATTTTATATTCTATAGCTGATGTAGCAATGGATGCAATTTATCAGCAAGACTATGGCGGTCAAATTACTGCAGAAGCCTCGCATAAGACGCGCACTAATCCGCCTGCTTTTGGTTGTACTTTTGCAGAGATAGAAGTTGATATTCCGTTATGTAAAATTACCGTTAAAGATATACTGAATATGCATGATTCTGGACGAATCTTGAATCCACAATTGGCTTCAGGTCAAGTTGATGGCGGTATGGCAATGGGCATTGGTGCTGCTCTTTTTGAGGAAATATTAATTGATCCCGCAACTGGTCTTATTCGAAATAGCAACCTGTTAGATTATAAGTTTCCAACCATCATGGATGTACCATCCATGCGTCATGCTTTTGTGGAAACTTGGGAACCTCAGTCAACATATGGCAATAAGTCTCTGGGGGAGCCACCTATTTTGACACCGAGTCCTGCAATTCGAAATGCAGTGTGGATGGCAACGGGTGTTAAGATTAATGAAATGCCTATCACACCAAGAGTGCTTTATCAGAACTTTATTGCACATGGACTGCTAAAGGGAATTGATCATGTATGA
- the yqeC gene encoding putative selenium-dependent hydroxylase accessory protein YqeC has protein sequence MSSIILPDQHTQVSIPAIIALVGAGGKTSLLFWLSLYFKKMGLKVLCTTTTAMYRPDPSQYDYLVIHHEFTQLLTVLNQSPKATVTYCATTYATSTNKVKGLSPNDVDRIDAHHIFDVILVEADGAKGLPIKAPDDHEPCLPIRTTIVLAVIGVDAILQSAQPNAIHRWQKFASLTGCQENTMIDEKILQPLIDEPDGLFKNSASENITKILVINKLDVIDSVSSLYALLKKLTGLLKNVRLRKIWLTSVKNNTVQTFNINE, from the coding sequence ATGTCATCCATTATATTGCCTGATCAGCATACCCAAGTATCAATACCCGCTATTATTGCACTGGTTGGTGCGGGCGGCAAAACCAGTTTGCTTTTTTGGTTAAGCCTTTATTTCAAAAAAATGGGCTTAAAGGTGCTTTGTACGACAACAACTGCGATGTATCGTCCTGATCCATCGCAGTACGACTATCTTGTGATTCATCATGAATTTACACAACTTTTAACTGTACTCAATCAATCCCCGAAAGCAACGGTGACTTATTGTGCTACAACCTATGCAACAAGCACAAACAAGGTAAAAGGATTGTCACCGAATGATGTTGACCGAATTGATGCTCACCATATTTTTGATGTTATCTTAGTTGAAGCAGATGGAGCAAAAGGTTTGCCTATTAAAGCGCCAGATGATCATGAACCTTGTTTGCCGATTCGAACAACAATTGTATTGGCCGTTATAGGGGTTGATGCAATACTTCAATCAGCTCAACCTAACGCCATCCACCGTTGGCAAAAATTTGCTAGTCTTACAGGATGTCAAGAAAATACGATGATTGATGAGAAAATATTGCAACCTCTTATCGATGAACCTGATGGGCTATTTAAAAATAGCGCAAGTGAAAATATCACGAAAATTTTAGTTATTAACAAATTAGATGTAATAGATTCAGTATCGTCTCTTTATGCATTACTAAAAAAATTAACGGGCCTACTGAAAAATGTCAGATTGAGAAAAATTTGGCTAACTAGTGTCAAAAATAATACGGTGCAAACATTTAATATAAACGAATAA
- a CDS encoding NTP transferase domain-containing protein, protein MDDIGRTKTNQPKLAADCLILAAGLSSRMSAWKMMLPYKKGVLLDAAIHNGLAACHRVILVAGYRADELITYYRDLQGVTVLNNLYYARGMLGSIQTGLRVLTQDYFFISHGDMPYLEVDLYRTLWSFRHYDVIFPGNPAQPGHPVLLSKKIVPLIQAAQPNGSMRQLILKSEYQHYLGLADTRIYHDIDTLTDYQILLQNGARI, encoded by the coding sequence ATGGATGACATAGGCCGTACCAAAACAAACCAACCAAAACTAGCAGCGGATTGCCTCATTTTAGCAGCTGGCTTATCTTCTCGCATGAGTGCTTGGAAAATGATGTTGCCGTATAAGAAGGGTGTTTTGCTAGATGCTGCGATTCATAATGGACTAGCAGCTTGCCACAGGGTCATCTTGGTTGCGGGTTATCGTGCCGATGAACTGATTACATATTATCGAGATTTGCAAGGTGTTACTGTCTTAAATAATTTGTATTATGCTAGGGGGATGTTAGGATCCATACAAACAGGCCTTCGAGTTCTAACGCAGGATTATTTTTTTATCAGCCATGGTGATATGCCTTACCTTGAGGTTGATTTATATCGTACTTTATGGTCTTTTCGCCATTATGATGTAATATTTCCAGGCAACCCTGCACAGCCTGGTCATCCTGTTCTTCTATCAAAAAAGATAGTACCGCTTATTCAAGCTGCACAGCCTAATGGATCTATGCGCCAATTGATTTTAAAGTCAGAATATCAACACTATCTGGGATTAGCAGATACACGCATATATCATGATATTGATACACTAACAGACTACCAAATATTGCTACAAAATGGTGCTCGCATCTAA
- the ygfK gene encoding putative selenate reductase subunit YgfK, whose protein sequence is MADIMRPVSFKEILKRIFGEFKADKTIFGIPEKQFYRRRHNKLIKVFEETCETAVGPAAGPHTQLAQNIVTSWLTGGRFIELKTVQIMDRLEIEKPCIDAEDEAFNTEWSTEFTLQKAYDEYLKAWFALYLLEEIFDPRMNGQARSFIFNMSVGYDLKGIKEPPMQAFIDNMIDASKHPKFVQYREELRQFINDPEFIKTVDLQDRVDRLKTLPDKIPHKLVVSLTLSTMHGCPPHEIEAICRYMLEEKGLHTFVKLNPTLLGYDRVREILDQCGFDYIGLNKEGFTHDLILDDAISMLRRLMDLSKQLGLGFGVKLTNTLASINDKGVLPGGEMYMSGRALFPLSINVALVLSKAFDGKLPISYSGGANQFNIQEIFEAGIRPITMATDLLKPGGYLRMMECAKLLEESEEWGMNQVNIAKLEALAQKSLTADYTQKVWRGSETIAVHAPLPITDCYVAPCVVACPIEQNVPEYLRLVGEGRYIEALELIYAKNALPAITGHICDHQCEYNCTRRDYEKALDIRAIKKVAVEKGWAGYKAKWHKPALINKKPVAVLGAGPAGLSAAYFLARVGYPVMIFEKEKNAGGVVKNIIPQFRIPSEVIQHDVDFVAEHGVKFTYNCGDLTVQKLRDQGYQYICLGIGVDKGTEVKLVGDNTNIYKSLSFLRQRNQGVSLQLGEHVAIIGAGNTAMDSARSALKAPGVKKVTVFYRRTEKEMPAYREEYLEALEEGVNFCFLSNPERFDRDGTLTVRTMVLGEKDDKGRRRPVATDKIFTAKVDTVVTAAGEQIDFPLLQEIGLPVESDGSIQVDAKTCETALSGVFLIGDVQSGPSSIVAAIGGARKAADAILARENQSHQDYNFISPTGFGEIYERKASIPLKLVNKDKVEAFAQQEAKRCLECSYICSKCTDVCPNRANLSLPIPGFRDPYQIIHVDAYCNECGNCGQFCPWDDRPYKDKVTIFNLRQDFDNSTNPGFLLKDGEALIRFDGQVHTLKCEAGQLKNAPNELEDISRIIHYIHEEHPYLLGAVEE, encoded by the coding sequence GTGGCCGATATTATGCGTCCTGTTTCCTTCAAGGAAATTTTGAAGCGTATTTTTGGTGAATTTAAAGCAGATAAAACTATTTTTGGCATCCCGGAAAAACAGTTTTATAGACGGCGTCATAATAAGTTGATTAAGGTTTTTGAAGAAACTTGTGAAACAGCTGTTGGTCCTGCAGCAGGTCCTCATACACAGCTTGCGCAAAATATTGTAACTTCTTGGTTAACTGGTGGGCGCTTTATTGAACTCAAAACTGTTCAGATCATGGATCGTCTTGAAATTGAAAAACCTTGTATTGATGCCGAAGATGAAGCTTTTAACACGGAATGGTCGACCGAGTTCACACTTCAAAAAGCTTATGATGAATACCTGAAAGCATGGTTTGCCTTATATCTCCTTGAAGAAATTTTCGATCCACGTATGAACGGCCAAGCCCGCTCTTTTATTTTTAACATGAGCGTTGGTTATGACTTAAAAGGCATTAAAGAACCTCCCATGCAAGCTTTCATTGACAATATGATTGATGCAAGCAAGCACCCGAAGTTTGTGCAATATCGCGAAGAGCTACGGCAGTTTATTAATGATCCTGAATTTATCAAAACAGTCGACTTGCAAGATCGCGTTGATCGCCTCAAAACTCTACCAGACAAAATCCCTCACAAACTCGTGGTCAGTTTAACGCTTTCAACGATGCACGGCTGCCCGCCGCATGAAATTGAGGCAATTTGTCGCTATATGCTTGAAGAGAAGGGACTACATACTTTTGTTAAACTTAACCCAACGCTTCTTGGCTATGATCGTGTTCGAGAAATTTTGGATCAATGTGGGTTTGACTATATCGGTCTTAATAAAGAAGGATTTACGCACGACCTTATATTGGATGATGCCATTTCTATGTTGCGCCGTTTGATGGATTTAAGCAAACAATTAGGGTTGGGTTTTGGGGTAAAATTAACGAATACACTAGCTTCTATCAATGATAAAGGTGTTTTACCGGGCGGTGAGATGTATATGTCAGGCCGCGCTTTATTTCCTTTATCCATCAATGTCGCGCTAGTTTTATCGAAAGCTTTTGATGGCAAACTTCCTATCTCTTACTCAGGTGGCGCCAATCAGTTTAATATTCAAGAAATTTTTGAAGCAGGCATTCGACCTATTACAATGGCTACCGATTTATTAAAGCCAGGCGGGTATTTGAGGATGATGGAATGCGCGAAGCTGTTAGAGGAAAGTGAAGAGTGGGGGATGAACCAAGTTAATATCGCAAAACTTGAAGCTCTAGCGCAAAAATCTTTAACAGCAGACTATACGCAGAAAGTTTGGCGTGGATCGGAAACAATTGCTGTTCATGCGCCATTACCGATTACCGATTGTTATGTAGCGCCTTGCGTTGTAGCATGCCCGATTGAGCAGAATGTACCGGAATATTTACGCCTAGTTGGAGAAGGTAGGTATATTGAAGCGCTTGAACTTATTTACGCAAAAAATGCATTGCCTGCTATCACTGGACATATTTGCGACCACCAATGCGAATATAACTGTACGCGCCGTGATTATGAAAAGGCACTTGATATTCGAGCTATTAAAAAAGTAGCTGTTGAAAAAGGTTGGGCGGGTTACAAGGCAAAATGGCATAAGCCTGCTTTAATAAACAAAAAACCAGTTGCTGTGCTTGGCGCGGGGCCTGCTGGCTTATCAGCAGCTTATTTCTTAGCTCGTGTTGGTTATCCGGTGATGATTTTTGAAAAAGAAAAAAACGCAGGAGGTGTTGTTAAAAACATTATTCCTCAGTTTCGTATTCCGTCTGAGGTTATTCAGCATGATGTTGACTTTGTAGCGGAGCACGGCGTTAAGTTTACCTATAATTGTGGTGATTTAACGGTGCAAAAGCTTCGTGATCAAGGATATCAGTACATTTGTCTAGGTATTGGTGTTGATAAAGGTACAGAAGTAAAGCTAGTTGGCGACAATACTAATATCTATAAATCGCTCAGTTTTCTTCGGCAGCGTAATCAGGGCGTATCGCTACAACTTGGAGAGCATGTAGCCATTATTGGAGCTGGAAATACTGCGATGGATAGTGCTCGCTCCGCATTAAAAGCGCCAGGCGTTAAAAAAGTAACTGTTTTTTACCGTCGCACTGAAAAAGAAATGCCAGCTTATCGAGAAGAATATCTTGAAGCATTAGAAGAGGGTGTTAACTTCTGTTTCTTGTCGAATCCTGAGCGCTTTGATCGTGACGGTACTTTAACGGTTCGTACTATGGTACTTGGTGAGAAGGATGATAAAGGTCGAAGACGTCCTGTGGCAACGGATAAAATATTTACGGCAAAAGTTGATACAGTTGTTACGGCTGCTGGAGAGCAGATTGATTTTCCGCTTCTTCAGGAAATCGGTCTGCCTGTAGAATCAGATGGTTCTATTCAAGTAGATGCTAAGACTTGTGAGACTGCTTTATCTGGTGTTTTCCTTATCGGTGATGTTCAGTCTGGACCTTCTTCTATTGTCGCTGCCATCGGAGGCGCTCGTAAAGCAGCGGATGCTATCTTAGCACGCGAAAACCAATCTCATCAGGACTATAACTTTATTTCTCCAACAGGATTTGGTGAAATCTACGAACGTAAGGCATCTATACCTTTAAAGCTAGTGAACAAAGATAAAGTAGAAGCTTTTGCGCAGCAAGAAGCAAAGCGTTGTTTGGAGTGCTCCTATATTTGTAGCAAATGTACAGATGTGTGTCCTAATCGCGCAAACCTTTCTTTGCCTATTCCTGGTTTTCGTGATCCCTACCAAATTATCCATGTAGATGCCTACTGCAACGAATGTGGTAATTGTGGGCAGTTTTGTCCATGGGATGATCGACCTTATAAGGATAAGGTGACCATTTTTAATTTACGGCAAGATTTTGATAACAGTACCAACCCCGGTTTTCTATTGAAAGACGGTGAGGCGCTGATTCGATTTGATGGGCAAGTACATACTTTAAAATGTGAAGCGGGCCAACTAAAAAATGCCCCGAATGAATTAGAGGATATATCCCGCATTATTCACTATATTCATGAAGAGCACCCCTACCTTCTTGGCGCTGTGGAGGAATAA
- the ssnA gene encoding putative aminohydrolase SsnA, which translates to MILLKNVIAVGIEPASVQEGVDIAIDGTEIVAVGQQLASQYPHAQLKDLQGKLVMPGIVCSHNHFYSGLARGIMADIQPCPDFVSTLKNLWWRLDRALDEEILYYSGLVCVIEAIKNGCTAVIDHHASPKFIKGSLNTLRKAFLKAGLRGMTCYETTDRNHGLRELEAGVEENIVFAQSIDADRVKQATPYLVEAHIGAHAPFTVSDAGLSLLKEAINKTKRGLHIHVAEDGYDVSHSHHHYGKDIVVRLNDVGLINQKTLLGHGLFLSDADIAILNDKDGFLVHNARSNMNNQVGYNQQLAKFKNVALGTDGIGADMFEELKFAFFKHRDAGGALWPDSFLRFLANGNILLERNFNAKFGQLKKGYKADLTICDYMSPTPFESANLPGHFAFGMSASSVHSVMVEGSFVYENHAFAWDISPIYAEAKKLAKKMWQAMDQLPR; encoded by the coding sequence ATGATTTTGCTCAAAAATGTTATTGCTGTTGGAATAGAGCCCGCTTCTGTTCAGGAAGGCGTGGATATTGCGATTGATGGCACAGAGATTGTTGCTGTTGGGCAGCAGCTTGCTAGTCAGTATCCACATGCACAATTAAAAGACCTACAAGGTAAGCTTGTTATGCCCGGCATCGTTTGTTCACACAATCACTTTTATTCGGGCTTAGCAAGAGGCATCATGGCTGATATTCAACCTTGCCCCGATTTTGTATCCACACTTAAAAATCTGTGGTGGCGACTTGATCGTGCGCTGGATGAAGAAATACTATATTACAGTGGCCTTGTTTGTGTCATCGAAGCGATCAAAAATGGTTGTACAGCGGTAATTGATCACCATGCTTCACCGAAATTTATCAAAGGCTCTCTTAACACATTGCGCAAGGCTTTTTTAAAAGCTGGATTGCGTGGTATGACTTGTTATGAGACAACAGATCGCAATCATGGTTTGCGGGAACTAGAGGCAGGTGTGGAAGAAAATATCGTTTTTGCCCAGAGCATTGATGCGGATCGGGTCAAGCAAGCAACGCCTTATTTGGTAGAGGCGCATATAGGAGCCCATGCACCTTTTACAGTCTCTGATGCTGGTTTATCTTTGTTAAAAGAAGCCATTAATAAAACTAAACGCGGTCTTCACATTCATGTTGCAGAGGATGGCTATGATGTATCGCATTCACATCACCATTACGGTAAAGATATTGTTGTTCGGTTAAACGATGTGGGTTTGATTAACCAAAAAACTCTTTTAGGCCATGGTTTGTTTTTATCGGATGCAGATATTGCGATACTGAATGATAAAGATGGATTCTTGGTGCATAACGCTCGTTCAAATATGAATAATCAAGTCGGTTACAACCAACAATTAGCAAAGTTTAAGAATGTTGCCTTAGGAACAGATGGTATCGGTGCTGATATGTTTGAAGAACTCAAATTTGCATTTTTCAAACATCGCGATGCAGGTGGTGCGTTGTGGCCAGATAGTTTTTTACGATTTTTAGCTAATGGCAACATACTGCTTGAGCGTAATTTTAATGCTAAGTTTGGGCAGCTTAAAAAAGGCTATAAAGCCGATTTGACTATTTGCGATTATATGAGCCCAACACCTTTTGAATCTGCTAACTTACCGGGTCATTTTGCGTTTGGTATGAGCGCAAGTAGCGTTCATTCTGTTATGGTAGAAGGCAGCTTTGTTTATGAAAATCATGCATTTGCGTGGGATATATCACCTATTTATGCTGAAGCGAAGAAGCTAGCTAAAAAAATGTGGCAAGCAATGGATCAATTACCACGATAA